A window from Acinonyx jubatus isolate Ajub_Pintada_27869175 chromosome E1, VMU_Ajub_asm_v1.0, whole genome shotgun sequence encodes these proteins:
- the BTBD17 gene encoding BTB/POZ domain-containing protein 17 produces MLRLGYAKPGSWASFWAILTLVGLATRAAQRADVGGESTGTSINHSQLLLQRLQELLRQGNASDVVLRVQAAGTDEVRVFHAHRLLLGLHSELFRELLSNQSEAVLQEPRDCAAVFDKFIRYLYCGELTVLLAQAIPLHRLATKYGVASLQRGVADYMRAHLAGGAGPAVGWYHYAVSTGDEALRQSCLQFLAWNLSAVAGSAEWGAVSPELLGQLLLRSDLVLQDELELFHALETWLGRARPPPAVAERALRAIRYPMIPPAQLFQLQARSAALARHGDAVADLLLQAYQFHAASPLHFAKFFDVNGSAFLPRNYLAPAWGAPWVINNPARDDRSTSFQTQLGPSGHDAGRRVTWNVLFSPRWLPVSLRPVYADAAGTALPAARPEDGRPRLVVTPASSGGDAAGVSFQKTVLVGARQHGRLLVRHAYSFHQSSEEAGDFLAHADLQRRNSEYLVENALHLHLIVKPVYHTLIRTPK; encoded by the exons ATGCTTCGGCTGGGCTATGCCAAGCCCGGGTCCTGGGCCAGCTTCTGGGCCATCCTGACCTTGGTGGGTCTGGCCACTCGAGCAG CTCAGAGAGCCGATGTTGGCGGGGAATCCACGGGCACCTCCATCAACCACTCCCAGCTGCTGCTCCAACGCCTGCAAGAGCTTCTGAGGCAGGGCAATGCCAGCGATGTGGTCCTGCGGGTGCAGGCTGCGGGCACCGACGAGGTCCGGGTCTTCCACGCCCACCGCTTGCTGCTGGGCTTGCACAGTGAGCTGTTCCGGGAGCTGCTGAGTAACCAGAGTGAGGCGGTGCTTCAGGAGCCCCGGGACTGTGCTGCGGTCTTTGACAAGTTCATCAG GTACCTCTACTGCGGCGAGCTGACCGTGCTGCTGGCCCAGGCCATCCCCCTGCACAGGCTGGCCACCAAGTACGGCGTGGCGTCCCTGCAGCGCGGCGTGGCCGACTACATGCGCGCGCACCTGGCGGGCGGCGCGGGCCCGGCGGTGGGCTGGTACCACTATGCGGTGAGCACCGGGGACGAGGCCCTGCGCCAGAGCTGCCTGCAGTTCCTGGCCTGGAACCTGTCGGCCGTGGCGGGGAGCGCAGAGTGGGGCGCCGTGAGCCCTGAGCTGCTGGGGCAGCTCCTGCTGCGCTCGGACCTGGTGCTGCAGGACGAGCTGGAGCTGTTCCACGCGCTGGAGACGTGGCTGGGCCGCGCCCGGCCGCCCCCCGCCGTGGCCGAGCGCGCGCTGCGGGCCATCCGCTACCCCATGATCCCGCCCGCGCAACTGTTCCAGCTGCAGGCGCGCTCGGCCGCCCTGGCGCGCCACGGCGACGCGGTGGCCGACCTCCTGCTGCAGGCCTACCAGTTCCACGCCGCCTCGCCGCTGCACTTCGCCAAATTCTTCGACGTCAACGGCAGCGCCTTCCTGCCCCGCAACTACCTCGCGCCCGCCTGGGGCGCCCCGTGGGTCATCAACAACCCAGCCCGCGACGACCGCAGCACCAGCTTCCAGACGCAGCTGGGCCCGAGCGGCCACGACGCCGGACGCCGGGTCACGTGGAATGTGCTCTTCTCGCCGCGCTGGCTGCCCGTCAGCCTGCGGCCCGTCTACGCGGACGCCGCGGGCACCGCGCTGCCGGCCGCGCGTCCAGAGGACGGCCGGCCGCGCCTGGTGGTCACGCCGGCCAGCAGCGGCGGTGACGCGGCGGGTGTGAGCTTCCAGAAGACCGTGCTGGTGGGGGCGCGCCAGCACGGCCGCCTGCTGGTGCGCCACGCCTACAGTTTCCACCAGAGCAGCGAGGAGGCCGGTGACTTCTTGGCGCACGCAGACCTGCAGCGGCGCAACTCCGAGTACCTGGTGGAGAACGCTCTGCACCTGCACCTCATCGTCAAGCCGGTCTACCACACCCTCATCCGGACCCCCAAGTAG
- the GPR142 gene encoding probable G-protein coupled receptor 142 isoform X1, translating into MTLEGREADGQPQATLGPPANGSGPSQELEGHWPEIPERSPCVAGVIPVIYYSILLGLGLPVNLLTTVALARLAARTRKPSYYYLLALTVSDIVTQVVIVFVGFLLQGAVLAREVPRAVVRTANILEFAANHASVWIAVLLTVDRYSALCHPLHHRAASSPGRTRRAIVAVLGAALLTGIPFYWWLDVWRDADPPSMMDEALKWAHCLIVYFIPCGVFLVTNSAIICRLRRRSQSGLRPRVGKGTAILLGVTTLFTLLWAPRIFVMLYHLYVAPVHRDWRVHLALDVANMAAMLNTAVNFSLYCFVSKTFRATIREVIHDAHLPCILGSQPEGMVVEPVLKPPGIPKGAEL; encoded by the exons ATGACGCTTGAGGGGCGAGAGGCAG ATGGCCAGCCTcaagccaccctggggcccccgGCCAATGGCAGTGGGCCAAGCCAGGAGTTGGAAGGCCATTGGCCAGAAATCCCGGAGAGGTCCCCATGTGTGGCTGGTGTCATCCCTGTCATCTACTACAGCATCCtgctgggcctggggctgcctG TCAACCTCCTGACCACAGTGGCCTTGGCCCGGCTGGCCGCCAGGACCAGGAAGCCCTCCTACTACTACCTTCTAGCGCTCACAGTCTCGGATATCGTCACCCAGGTGGTCATCGTGTTCGTGGGTTTCCTCCTGCAGGGCGCCGTGCTGGCCCGGGAGGTGCCCCGGGCTGTGGTGCGCACGGCCAACATCCTGGAGTTTGCTGCCAACCATGCCTCCGTCTGGATTGCTGTCCTGCTCACGGTCGACCGGTACAGCGCCCTGTGCCATCCCCTGCACCACCGGGCCGCCTCATCCCCAGGCCGGACCCGGCGAGCCATCGTCGCTGTCCTCGGTGCTGCCCTGCTGACTGGCATCCCCTTCTACTGGTGGCTGGATGTGTGGAGGGACGCGGACCCCCCCAGCATGATGGATGAGGCCCTCAAGTGGGCTCACTGCCTCATCGTCTACTTCATCCCATGTGGCGTTTTCCTGGTCACCAACTCGGCCATCATCTGCCGGCTGCGGAGGAGGAGCCAGAGTGGGCTGCGGCCCCGGGTGGGCAAGGGAACAGCTATCCTCCTGGGCGTCACCACGCTCTTCACCCTCCTTTGGGCACCCCGGATCTTTGTCATGCTCTACCATCTGTATGTGGCCCCTGTCCACCGGGACTGGAGGGTCCACCTGGCCTTGGACGTGGCCAACATGGCGGCCATGCTCAACACAGCAGTCAACTTCAGCCTCTACTGCTTTGTCAGCAAGACTTTCCGGGCCACCATCCGAGAGGTCATCCATGATGCCCACCTGCCCTGCATCCTGGGATCACAGCCAGAGGGCATGGTGGTGGAACCTGTGCTAAAGCCCCCGGGAATTCCCAAAGGGGCAGAATTGTAG
- the GPR142 gene encoding probable G-protein coupled receptor 142 isoform X2, with the protein MASLKPPWGPRPMAVGQARSWKAIGQKSRRGPHVWLVSSLSSTTASCWAWGCLGAVLAREVPRAVVRTANILEFAANHASVWIAVLLTVDRYSALCHPLHHRAASSPGRTRRAIVAVLGAALLTGIPFYWWLDVWRDADPPSMMDEALKWAHCLIVYFIPCGVFLVTNSAIICRLRRRSQSGLRPRVGKGTAILLGVTTLFTLLWAPRIFVMLYHLYVAPVHRDWRVHLALDVANMAAMLNTAVNFSLYCFVSKTFRATIREVIHDAHLPCILGSQPEGMVVEPVLKPPGIPKGAEL; encoded by the exons ATGGCCAGCCTcaagccaccctggggcccccgGCCAATGGCAGTGGGCCAAGCCAGGAGTTGGAAGGCCATTGGCCAGAAATCCCGGAGAGGTCCCCATGTGTGGCTGGTGTCATCCCTGTCATCTACTACAGCATCCtgctgggcctggggctgcctG GGCGCCGTGCTGGCCCGGGAGGTGCCCCGGGCTGTGGTGCGCACGGCCAACATCCTGGAGTTTGCTGCCAACCATGCCTCCGTCTGGATTGCTGTCCTGCTCACGGTCGACCGGTACAGCGCCCTGTGCCATCCCCTGCACCACCGGGCCGCCTCATCCCCAGGCCGGACCCGGCGAGCCATCGTCGCTGTCCTCGGTGCTGCCCTGCTGACTGGCATCCCCTTCTACTGGTGGCTGGATGTGTGGAGGGACGCGGACCCCCCCAGCATGATGGATGAGGCCCTCAAGTGGGCTCACTGCCTCATCGTCTACTTCATCCCATGTGGCGTTTTCCTGGTCACCAACTCGGCCATCATCTGCCGGCTGCGGAGGAGGAGCCAGAGTGGGCTGCGGCCCCGGGTGGGCAAGGGAACAGCTATCCTCCTGGGCGTCACCACGCTCTTCACCCTCCTTTGGGCACCCCGGATCTTTGTCATGCTCTACCATCTGTATGTGGCCCCTGTCCACCGGGACTGGAGGGTCCACCTGGCCTTGGACGTGGCCAACATGGCGGCCATGCTCAACACAGCAGTCAACTTCAGCCTCTACTGCTTTGTCAGCAAGACTTTCCGGGCCACCATCCGAGAGGTCATCCATGATGCCCACCTGCCCTGCATCCTGGGATCACAGCCAGAGGGCATGGTGGTGGAACCTGTGCTAAAGCCCCCGGGAATTCCCAAAGGGGCAGAATTGTAG